The bacterium genome has a segment encoding these proteins:
- the infB gene encoding translation initiation factor IF-2 has translation TPPVIVKPAAPVVAAAPAVTTPASEAPAEGSKIIILKGPIIVRDLAGFLGVRPNQLIAELMRLNVLASINEQIDVKDAARIAEKHGFTVEREKKIEHKPLVKKETEAEVIQQIKAIVKTHRPPVVTVLGHVDHGKTSLLDRIRNTTIAKGEAGGITQHIGASTVQVGDKSITFLDTPGHAAFTAMRARGANMTDIAIIVVDAGDGLMPQTLEAIKHAQAAEVPIIVAINKIDLPQANPDKVRKQLAAINMTPEDWGGKTIVCPVSAMTGAGIPELLEMILLQAEVMELKTNPNQPAKGFVIESQLEAGMGPTANLLVTNGTLNVGDVILCGPHWGRVRALINDHGVKVKAADASTPVKCLGLSGVPDAGAAFEIIATDRAARDAAEACQAKNKLAQLTAPKRASLNTLFDQLKENKDRLEIKVLIKSDVQGSLEAIDFALKQINSDKVSINTILGGVGTISANDVLLAAACDAIILGFHVSIDENANKISKKEGVEIRLHSIIYELIDQVREAMAGLLSPILREKMMGQAEVKQVFSMSKGGVIAGCMCMSGRITSRLKARVKRKGSVLFEGNIASLRRFQNDVSEVKESQECGIRLDNFTAYAEGDVLEFYEVERIAQTL, from the coding sequence CACCCCACCCGTCATCGTTAAGCCGGCTGCTCCCGTCGTAGCCGCAGCACCGGCGGTAACCACTCCGGCCTCTGAGGCCCCGGCTGAAGGCAGCAAGATCATTATTCTTAAGGGGCCCATCATTGTCCGCGATCTCGCAGGTTTTTTGGGTGTTCGCCCCAACCAACTGATCGCAGAATTAATGCGCTTGAACGTTCTGGCCTCCATTAACGAACAAATTGATGTTAAGGATGCCGCTCGTATTGCCGAAAAACACGGATTTACCGTGGAACGCGAAAAAAAGATTGAACACAAGCCTCTGGTTAAAAAAGAGACCGAAGCCGAAGTAATCCAGCAAATCAAGGCTATCGTCAAAACACATCGGCCTCCTGTCGTCACCGTTTTGGGCCATGTTGACCACGGCAAAACCTCTCTGCTTGATCGAATTCGTAACACCACCATCGCAAAGGGTGAAGCGGGGGGCATTACCCAGCATATTGGAGCCTCTACAGTTCAAGTGGGCGATAAAAGTATCACGTTCCTGGATACCCCGGGTCACGCAGCCTTCACGGCCATGCGTGCCCGTGGTGCTAATATGACGGATATCGCCATCATCGTCGTAGACGCCGGTGACGGGCTCATGCCACAAACCTTGGAAGCCATTAAGCATGCTCAAGCGGCCGAAGTCCCCATTATTGTGGCCATCAATAAAATTGATCTTCCTCAGGCAAATCCGGATAAAGTCAGAAAGCAACTGGCGGCCATCAACATGACGCCTGAAGATTGGGGAGGCAAAACCATTGTCTGTCCCGTCAGCGCCATGACTGGTGCGGGAATTCCCGAATTACTGGAAATGATTCTGCTTCAGGCGGAAGTCATGGAGCTTAAAACCAATCCCAACCAGCCAGCCAAGGGGTTTGTTATTGAGTCCCAATTGGAAGCCGGCATGGGACCGACAGCTAATCTGCTGGTCACAAATGGCACCTTGAATGTCGGGGACGTTATTCTGTGTGGTCCCCACTGGGGACGGGTTCGCGCACTGATCAATGATCACGGGGTCAAAGTCAAAGCCGCCGACGCCTCCACCCCGGTCAAATGCCTGGGTTTATCAGGAGTACCTGATGCGGGTGCGGCTTTTGAAATCATTGCCACTGACCGCGCTGCACGTGATGCCGCCGAAGCCTGCCAGGCAAAGAACAAGCTGGCTCAGCTAACGGCGCCTAAACGCGCCTCGCTTAACACCCTTTTTGATCAGCTGAAAGAGAACAAGGATCGCCTGGAGATCAAGGTGTTAATCAAGTCGGACGTGCAGGGTTCCCTGGAAGCCATTGATTTCGCCCTTAAGCAAATCAATAGCGACAAGGTCTCCATTAACACCATTCTTGGCGGGGTGGGTACAATTTCAGCCAATGACGTCCTCCTGGCGGCAGCCTGCGACGCCATCATCCTCGGGTTCCATGTATCTATTGATGAAAATGCCAACAAAATTTCTAAAAAAGAGGGTGTCGAGATCCGGCTCCACAGCATTATTTACGAACTGATTGATCAGGTTCGCGAAGCAATGGCTGGCTTGTTGAGTCCGATCTTGCGTGAAAAGATGATGGGGCAAGCGGAAGTCAAACAGGTCTTCTCTATGTCCAAGGGCGGGGTTATCGCTGGCTGTATGTGCATGAGCGGGCGCATCACCTCTCGCCTCAAGGCACGGGTCAAGCGTAAGGGCAGTGTTCTTTTCGAAGGCAATATCGCCTCATTGCGTCGCTTCCAAAACGACGTCAGTGAAGTCAAAGAAAGCCAGGAGTGCGGAATTCGTCTGGACAACTTCACGGCTTATGCCGAAGGCGACGTGCTTGAGTTCTATGAAGTAGAGCGTATCGCCCAAACCCTGTAA
- the rbfA gene encoding 30S ribosome-binding factor RbfA, translating to MKTDRLIRINELLRREISVVLYRLIDQTEFDMSSTTVTHVIVSPDLHDARVLVSIRGHEHERRKMLRQLQLCHADIQSEVAKAVILKYTPRLTFVLDTSIEQGDHVLDILSKIPIPAESQKDSDTTEPA from the coding sequence ATGAAGACCGATCGCCTGATCAGAATTAACGAACTGCTTCGTCGCGAAATTAGCGTGGTGCTTTACCGGCTAATTGACCAAACTGAATTTGACATGTCGTCCACGACCGTGACCCATGTCATTGTCAGTCCTGATCTGCACGATGCCCGTGTCCTCGTCTCCATCCGTGGCCATGAACATGAGCGGCGCAAAATGTTGCGTCAACTTCAGCTTTGCCACGCCGACATCCAGTCCGAAGTAGCCAAGGCGGTCATTCTGAAATATACGCCACGCCTGACCTTTGTACTGGATACCTCCATTGAGCAGGGCGATCACGTGCTGGATATTCTCTCTAAAATCCCCATCCCCGCCGAATCGCAGAAGGATTCGGATACCACGGAACCGGCATGA
- the truB gene encoding tRNA pseudouridine(55) synthase TruB: protein MNRTDPFDGILLVDKPAGPTSHDVVYKIRRHFNLKKVGHGGTLDPAATGLLVILLGRGTRVSNRFMTSDKTYEGTITLGVTTDSQDAEGVVLKETDASGITRAQLEDAISKFKGDMFQIPPMVSAIKMAGVPLYKLARKGEEIERKPRFIHLYEFRLLDYAPPCGTFVLRCSKGTYVRTLCHDIGEALGVGAHLSQLRRTESAGYNVSHAVTMDQLLSMQQVDLLNVVMPLHSLGGIIQED from the coding sequence ATGAACCGAACGGACCCTTTTGACGGAATATTACTGGTCGATAAGCCGGCCGGGCCGACCTCCCACGATGTCGTGTATAAAATTCGCCGGCATTTCAATCTGAAGAAAGTCGGCCATGGGGGGACACTTGACCCGGCCGCAACGGGACTGCTGGTCATCCTTCTGGGCCGAGGGACTCGGGTTTCAAATCGCTTCATGACATCCGACAAAACCTACGAAGGCACCATTACACTGGGCGTCACAACGGACTCGCAGGACGCTGAAGGCGTTGTCCTCAAGGAAACCGACGCCTCGGGAATTACTCGCGCTCAACTTGAAGATGCCATTTCGAAATTCAAAGGCGACATGTTTCAAATCCCGCCCATGGTCTCGGCGATCAAAATGGCTGGAGTTCCGCTTTATAAACTTGCCCGAAAAGGCGAGGAAATCGAGCGCAAACCCCGCTTTATCCACCTCTATGAGTTTCGGCTCCTCGATTACGCTCCTCCGTGCGGGACATTCGTCCTCCGATGCAGCAAGGGCACCTACGTCCGTACCCTGTGTCATGACATTGGAGAAGCGCTGGGCGTGGGAGCTCATCTTTCACAACTTCGCCGAACCGAATCTGCCGGCTACAATGTCAGTCATGCCGTCACTATGGATCAATTACTGTCCATGCAACAGGTGGATTTGCTTAATGTAGTGATGCCTCTCCACTCCCTTGGGGGCATCATTCAGGAAGACTGA
- the ribF gene encoding riboflavin biosynthesis protein RibF yields MKIVRHMSGLSERKRPICLAVGFFDGVHLGHQNVLRRTIEHARKIGGEAWAMTFDPHPLKILNPDAAPRMLTTSPHKLHLLQQFGLDGCLLIPFNRKFAAIQAASFLKKLERDIPSLAAIFMGDDWHFGHKGQGNHQMLCDWAAHHPGISIHQIEAVRRGGQPISSTRIRNTVISGKLGESTALLGRPYSILGTVRHGNQIGRKIGYPTANLAPCNEAHPPTGVYAVQTIFNGKSFPGMVNFGFRPTVAPVKKPLVEVYLLDTKQNLYGRQLEVFFLRKLRHEKKYPDLKTLIHQIRKDEIKARQTLASASVKKLWIGTLQKWHPDIIVNVTNKSIKLRKERD; encoded by the coding sequence ATGAAAATTGTCCGTCACATGTCCGGCCTGAGCGAGCGCAAACGCCCTATCTGTCTTGCCGTAGGCTTCTTCGATGGAGTCCATCTTGGCCATCAGAACGTACTGCGGAGAACGATCGAACATGCCCGCAAAATTGGAGGGGAAGCCTGGGCGATGACGTTCGACCCGCACCCTCTGAAGATCTTGAATCCCGACGCCGCACCACGTATGTTGACCACTTCCCCCCACAAATTGCATCTCTTGCAGCAATTCGGACTTGATGGCTGCCTCCTGATTCCTTTCAATCGGAAATTTGCAGCCATTCAGGCTGCCTCATTTCTGAAGAAACTTGAACGGGACATTCCATCTCTCGCCGCCATTTTTATGGGCGATGACTGGCACTTCGGGCATAAAGGTCAGGGTAATCATCAGATGTTGTGCGATTGGGCAGCGCACCATCCTGGCATTTCCATTCACCAGATTGAAGCCGTACGTCGCGGGGGCCAACCGATATCCAGTACAAGGATCCGGAATACTGTTATTTCCGGAAAACTCGGAGAATCAACCGCCCTGCTGGGTCGCCCCTACAGTATTCTGGGAACCGTCAGACATGGCAATCAAATCGGACGCAAGATTGGCTATCCAACGGCCAATCTCGCTCCCTGTAACGAAGCACACCCTCCTACCGGTGTTTATGCCGTTCAAACGATTTTTAACGGAAAATCCTTCCCGGGAATGGTGAATTTCGGATTCCGCCCAACCGTCGCACCAGTCAAAAAACCGCTGGTGGAGGTATATCTTTTAGATACCAAACAAAACCTGTATGGACGTCAACTTGAAGTATTTTTCCTAAGAAAACTCCGTCATGAGAAGAAGTACCCGGATCTTAAAACCTTGATTCATCAGATCCGTAAGGATGAGATCAAAGCCCGTCAAACACTGGCTTCCGCCTCCGTGAAAAAATTATGGATCGGTACTTTACAAAAGTGGCACCCCGATATTATAGTGAACGTAACAAATAAGAGTATTAAGTTAAGAAAAGAAAGGGATTAG
- the rpsO gene encoding 30S ribosomal protein S15 yields MDSTEKSTVQKEFRRHGKDTGSSEVQVALLTRRIEELTEHLKLHKKDHSSRYGLLKMVSARRRLLNYMKTKDEAIYQDVIKRLKLRR; encoded by the coding sequence ATGGATTCCACAGAGAAGAGCACAGTTCAGAAGGAGTTTCGGAGACACGGAAAAGACACCGGTTCATCTGAAGTTCAGGTTGCCTTGTTAACACGCCGGATTGAGGAGCTCACAGAGCACCTGAAACTCCACAAAAAGGATCACAGCTCCCGCTATGGTCTGCTCAAAATGGTAAGTGCACGCCGTCGCTTGCTCAATTACATGAAGACCAAGGACGAAGCCATTTATCAAGACGTCATCAAACGTCTTAAACTTCGCCGCTAA
- a CDS encoding polyribonucleotide nucleotidyltransferase, with protein sequence MKEVSVSVAIGDKVITLETGLLALQAKGAATVRLGDTIILSTACASDSPREGIDYFPLQVEYRERFSAAGKFPGGFFKRESRPSENEILAARFTDRPIRPLFAESYRNDVQLVGTLLSADGENAADVLNIVGASAALTLSDLAFHGPIAGVRVGRVNGKFVVNPTVLEREQSDLDLVYAGNRNTPTMIEGDAKELSEADLVAAMRFAHEQCVKLIDAQLELRKLAGLPDKVIVEPPADTTFIDAARKFAGAELSQAYLIAGKQERNATVGKIKDGLKAKMTEAFPTITKEQLRATMDELSIAVVRENVLERGKRIDGRGENEVRPLFAKVGLLPRVHGSAFFGRGETHALGTVTLGTNKDAQDMDAITGGPTSKSFMLHYNFPPYSVGETGRFGSPGRREIGHGNLAERALAEVIPQDYPYTIRLLSDIMGSNGSSSMASICVGTLALMDAGVPITSPVAGISCGLFTAPGKTKLVVDILGDEDHCGDMDFKVGGTRKGITGFQLDLKIRGLEWNLVEAAFEKCRAARMQILDYMESVIAKPRDDLSPHAPRITVVNIPIDKIGELIGPGGKNIRRIVELSGAQIDINDDGVVKVFSSKEEGMQLALREINMITAEPEEGAIYDGIVTGITKFGCFVEIFPGRDGLVHISELADCHVRNVEDVCKVGDQMWVKCIGIDEKGRVKLSRRAAMAEKDVPAAQ encoded by the coding sequence ATGAAAGAAGTTTCAGTATCTGTCGCCATCGGCGACAAAGTCATTACCCTTGAGACGGGCCTTCTGGCTCTCCAAGCCAAAGGTGCCGCAACCGTTCGTCTCGGGGATACCATCATCCTGTCGACCGCCTGTGCCTCAGACTCCCCTCGTGAAGGAATCGACTATTTCCCTTTACAGGTGGAATACCGCGAACGTTTCTCCGCCGCCGGAAAATTCCCTGGCGGATTTTTCAAACGCGAAAGCCGCCCGTCAGAGAACGAGATTTTGGCCGCCCGCTTTACCGACCGGCCCATTCGCCCGCTCTTTGCTGAAAGCTACCGCAATGATGTTCAACTCGTGGGCACGTTGCTCTCCGCCGATGGGGAAAATGCTGCCGATGTCCTGAATATCGTGGGCGCCAGCGCAGCATTGACGCTCTCGGACTTGGCTTTTCACGGTCCTATCGCCGGAGTGCGTGTGGGTCGCGTTAACGGCAAGTTCGTAGTCAACCCCACCGTTCTGGAACGAGAACAAAGCGATTTGGACCTGGTGTACGCCGGTAATCGCAATACCCCGACCATGATCGAAGGGGATGCCAAAGAGCTTTCTGAAGCTGACCTGGTGGCCGCGATGCGTTTCGCCCACGAACAGTGCGTGAAACTGATCGACGCCCAGCTTGAGCTTCGCAAATTGGCCGGTCTTCCGGACAAGGTCATTGTTGAGCCGCCGGCTGATACCACCTTCATCGACGCGGCACGCAAATTCGCTGGTGCTGAGCTATCACAAGCTTATTTGATTGCAGGCAAACAGGAGCGGAATGCGACTGTGGGCAAAATCAAGGATGGCTTGAAAGCCAAAATGACCGAGGCCTTCCCTACCATCACCAAGGAACAGTTACGCGCCACGATGGACGAGTTGAGCATCGCGGTGGTTCGTGAAAACGTTCTGGAACGGGGCAAACGCATTGACGGTCGTGGCGAAAACGAAGTTCGCCCGTTATTTGCCAAGGTCGGATTGCTCCCGCGCGTCCACGGCTCGGCCTTTTTCGGCCGCGGTGAAACCCACGCCTTGGGCACCGTGACGCTCGGAACAAACAAGGATGCTCAAGATATGGACGCCATCACTGGCGGCCCTACCTCGAAATCCTTCATGCTTCACTATAACTTCCCGCCCTACAGCGTCGGCGAAACCGGCCGATTCGGATCTCCCGGACGTCGGGAAATCGGACACGGTAATTTGGCTGAACGCGCATTGGCTGAAGTCATTCCTCAGGATTATCCTTACACCATTCGTCTGCTCTCAGACATTATGGGCTCGAATGGATCCAGCTCAATGGCCAGCATCTGCGTGGGCACCTTGGCCTTGATGGATGCGGGCGTTCCGATCACCAGTCCGGTGGCCGGCATTTCCTGCGGTTTATTCACGGCGCCTGGCAAAACCAAGCTTGTCGTGGATATTCTTGGCGACGAAGACCATTGTGGCGATATGGATTTCAAAGTGGGCGGTACCCGTAAGGGTATCACCGGCTTCCAGCTCGACCTCAAAATCCGGGGCTTGGAATGGAACCTGGTTGAAGCCGCTTTCGAGAAATGCCGTGCCGCACGTATGCAGATCCTCGACTACATGGAAAGTGTGATCGCAAAGCCGCGTGACGATCTGTCACCCCATGCTCCGCGTATCACCGTCGTCAACATTCCCATTGATAAAATCGGCGAACTGATCGGCCCCGGCGGCAAAAACATCCGCCGTATTGTCGAACTCAGCGGCGCTCAAATTGACATCAATGACGATGGCGTCGTCAAGGTCTTCAGCAGCAAGGAAGAAGGCATGCAACTGGCTCTGCGCGAAATCAATATGATCACCGCCGAACCGGAAGAAGGCGCCATTTATGACGGTATCGTGACAGGGATCACAAAATTCGGTTGTTTCGTTGAAATTTTCCCAGGCCGTGATGGTTTGGTTCACATCAGCGAGCTTGCCGATTGCCACGTCCGGAACGTTGAGGATGTGTGCAAGGTTGGCGACCAGATGTGGGTCAAATGCATTGGCATCGACGAGAAGGGGCGAGTCAAGCTCAGTCGTCGCGCAGCCATGGCGGAAAAGGACGTCCCCGCCGCCCAATAA
- a CDS encoding DNA polymerase III subunit alpha — translation MTPFVHLHVHTEYSMLDGACRIKDIAAAAQAMEMPALAITDHGVMYGSVPFYEATREKGVKPIIGCESYVTSGSRFDRKTENSSKSHANHLVLLAKNETGYRNLVRLISAAHLEGFYYKPRIDHEILAKYSNGLIGLSACLKGEIPERLRDDDEDGALKLAGLYSDILGKDNFYLEVQDHLMPEQRKVNKALAALAKKTGLGLVATNDAHYLKREHAAAHEVMLCLQTQTVMSDAKRMKYPSSEFYFKSGDEMAAIFRDIPESITNTLKIAECCNYEFEFGGLHFPLFKVPVDITQKDYLLNLCHKGLLKRYGVQALNQPIDEREKELVTRCLYELSIIERMGFINYFLVVWDFINFAKTKGIPVGPGRGSGAGSLVAYLLEITGIDPIRYDLIFERFLNPERVSPPDFDIDFCQTRRGEVIEYVKDKYGRENCAQIITFGSLGAKTVIRDIGRALELPYSECDRLAKMIPDDPKITLAKALELNPEFKKASVTEPNCTRILEYGVVLEGLLRNAGTHAAGVVIGEKPLIEIVPLTLDKEDQVITQYAMDPIGKIGLLKMDFLGLKTLTVIQEAVDWVKSTRGVSVDIDTIPMDDLKTFELLQRGDTVGVFQFESGGMRDNLRKLCPTIIDEIIAMNALYRPGPMQFIDSFINRKHGREKTEFGHPLLEPILKGTYGYMIYQEQVQRVSNVLAGFSLAMGDNLRRAISKKKAGEMAKMREKFIEGCAKTNKIPAAKAQEIYDMIEKFADYGFNKSHSAAYSVVAMQTAYLKAHYPEEFMSALLSSEMGNMDKIPVFVVECRAMGLEILPPHINESEVRFSPTKGAVRYGLATIKNAGEAACREIVSERKRNGHYKGLMDFFRRFQGQVINKKVVESLIKAGAFDFPGSDRARLFGGIDFAQNRANAAARDKASGQGSLFDLMPVEPQVTADDGSLPQADKWSEGQLLAQERELLGIYMSGHPLSQYSKLLERYQLTNVEGLKSIKSGEQTRIGGLISELLPRMTKKKEPMAVLKLEDLDGSIEVVVYPDAYLEYKPVLAQDQAVMLCGEVRLDDENRLRIIASEVYPLKDSPSLFVEKFSLHLTAGRVSEDPSILEKIRDVLELHPGQTMVNLCLEYQSGEKVFLDTSSNFKVTCDESLIQELEHILGEDMVYVQVAKTPCRKPKRETLWRKESNFGRTG, via the coding sequence ATGACTCCATTTGTTCATCTCCACGTTCACACTGAATACAGCATGCTGGATGGAGCTTGCCGCATTAAGGATATTGCGGCAGCCGCTCAGGCCATGGAGATGCCCGCGCTGGCGATTACTGACCACGGAGTCATGTATGGGTCGGTTCCTTTCTATGAGGCCACCCGCGAAAAAGGGGTTAAGCCGATTATCGGGTGTGAATCCTATGTGACTTCCGGCAGTCGCTTCGACCGGAAAACTGAAAACTCCTCGAAATCCCATGCCAACCATTTGGTATTGCTGGCGAAGAATGAAACGGGGTATCGGAATTTGGTCAGGCTGATCAGTGCTGCCCATCTGGAAGGGTTTTATTATAAGCCCCGCATTGATCATGAAATCCTGGCAAAATATTCCAATGGACTGATTGGTCTCTCCGCCTGCTTGAAAGGTGAAATCCCCGAGCGACTGAGGGATGATGATGAAGACGGGGCACTTAAGTTGGCCGGACTCTATTCTGACATTCTGGGCAAAGATAATTTCTATCTTGAAGTTCAGGATCATCTGATGCCGGAGCAACGCAAAGTCAACAAGGCGTTGGCGGCGTTGGCTAAGAAAACAGGATTGGGGTTGGTCGCGACCAATGATGCCCATTACTTGAAGCGGGAACATGCCGCCGCACACGAAGTCATGCTGTGTCTCCAAACTCAGACCGTCATGAGTGACGCCAAGCGCATGAAATATCCTTCTTCCGAGTTTTATTTCAAGAGTGGAGATGAGATGGCTGCGATTTTTCGGGATATTCCGGAATCCATTACCAATACCCTTAAAATCGCCGAATGTTGTAACTATGAATTTGAGTTTGGCGGGCTTCATTTTCCACTTTTCAAAGTCCCTGTGGATATTACGCAAAAGGATTACCTGCTCAACTTGTGTCACAAGGGGTTGTTGAAGAGATATGGGGTTCAGGCTCTCAATCAGCCGATAGATGAGCGTGAAAAAGAACTCGTGACGAGGTGTTTGTATGAGCTTTCCATTATTGAGCGGATGGGGTTCATCAATTATTTCCTGGTGGTGTGGGATTTCATCAATTTCGCCAAGACCAAGGGAATACCTGTTGGGCCTGGACGTGGGTCCGGTGCGGGAAGTCTGGTGGCCTATCTTCTTGAAATCACCGGTATTGACCCCATTCGTTATGATCTGATTTTTGAGCGTTTTCTGAACCCTGAACGAGTATCCCCGCCTGACTTCGATATTGATTTTTGTCAAACCCGGCGCGGCGAGGTGATTGAGTATGTCAAGGACAAGTATGGGCGTGAAAATTGTGCCCAGATCATTACCTTTGGTTCGTTAGGGGCTAAGACCGTGATTCGAGATATCGGGCGTGCTTTGGAATTGCCTTATTCCGAGTGCGACCGGCTGGCCAAGATGATTCCCGATGATCCCAAGATTACTTTGGCGAAGGCACTGGAACTGAATCCTGAATTCAAGAAGGCCTCTGTAACAGAACCGAATTGTACGCGAATTCTTGAATATGGGGTCGTGTTGGAGGGCCTGTTGCGTAACGCCGGTACACATGCGGCTGGTGTTGTGATCGGTGAAAAACCGCTGATTGAGATTGTTCCGTTGACGCTGGATAAAGAAGATCAGGTTATTACACAATATGCCATGGATCCCATCGGGAAAATTGGTCTTTTGAAGATGGATTTTCTCGGCCTGAAGACCCTGACCGTGATTCAGGAAGCAGTGGATTGGGTCAAGTCTACCCGAGGGGTGAGCGTGGATATTGATACCATTCCCATGGATGATTTGAAAACCTTTGAGCTGCTGCAGCGGGGTGATACCGTGGGGGTATTCCAGTTTGAATCTGGAGGCATGCGCGACAATTTGCGCAAACTCTGCCCTACGATCATTGATGAGATTATCGCTATGAATGCCTTGTATCGGCCGGGGCCGATGCAGTTTATTGATAGCTTTATTAATCGCAAGCATGGTCGCGAAAAAACCGAGTTTGGCCATCCCCTTCTTGAGCCGATTCTCAAGGGGACCTATGGCTATATGATCTATCAGGAGCAGGTTCAGCGGGTGTCCAATGTGCTGGCCGGTTTTTCCCTTGCGATGGGCGATAATCTCCGTCGTGCCATCTCCAAGAAGAAGGCCGGTGAAATGGCCAAGATGCGCGAGAAATTCATTGAGGGGTGTGCCAAAACAAACAAGATTCCGGCCGCCAAGGCGCAGGAAATCTATGATATGATCGAAAAGTTTGCAGATTATGGGTTCAATAAATCCCATAGCGCGGCCTACAGCGTGGTCGCCATGCAAACGGCTTACCTGAAGGCGCATTACCCTGAAGAATTCATGTCTGCTCTTCTTTCGAGCGAAATGGGGAATATGGATAAGATCCCTGTATTCGTGGTTGAATGCCGGGCCATGGGGTTGGAGATTCTTCCTCCCCATATCAACGAAAGCGAAGTCCGATTCAGTCCCACAAAGGGGGCGGTTCGTTACGGGCTTGCGACCATCAAGAATGCCGGCGAAGCGGCTTGTCGCGAGATTGTGTCGGAACGGAAGCGGAATGGGCACTACAAGGGCCTCATGGACTTCTTTAGACGGTTTCAGGGGCAAGTTATCAATAAGAAGGTCGTTGAAAGTTTAATCAAGGCCGGAGCATTTGATTTTCCGGGTAGTGATCGTGCCCGATTGTTTGGCGGGATTGATTTTGCCCAGAATCGAGCCAATGCCGCCGCACGCGATAAAGCGTCGGGGCAGGGGAGTTTATTTGATCTTATGCCTGTTGAACCCCAGGTCACGGCCGATGATGGGTCGTTACCTCAGGCTGATAAATGGTCGGAAGGGCAGCTATTGGCTCAGGAGCGTGAACTGCTGGGAATCTACATGAGCGGGCATCCGCTGAGCCAGTATTCTAAGTTGCTTGAGCGCTATCAGTTGACCAACGTGGAAGGCTTGAAGTCAATTAAATCGGGAGAGCAGACCCGAATTGGGGGCTTGATATCCGAGTTATTGCCTCGTATGACCAAAAAGAAGGAGCCTATGGCCGTGCTGAAGCTGGAGGATCTGGATGGGAGTATCGAGGTAGTGGTCTATCCTGATGCCTATTTGGAGTACAAGCCAGTGTTAGCTCAGGACCAGGCGGTGATGCTTTGTGGGGAAGTGCGGCTGGATGATGAGAACAGGCTCCGTATCATCGCCAGCGAGGTCTATCCGCTTAAAGATTCCCCCTCATTGTTCGTCGAAAAATTCAGTCTGCACCTCACGGCCGGCAGAGTGAGCGAGGACCCTTCGATCCTGGAGAAAATCCGTGATGTTCTGGAGCTTCATCCCGGGCAGACGATGGTAAATTTGTGCCTGGAATATCAATCGGGGGAAAAGGTATTTCTTGATACCAGCAGCAATTTTAAAGTTACTTGTGACGAATCCCTGATTCAGGAGTTAGAACATATTCTCGGGGAAGATATGGTGTATGTGCAAGTGGCCAAAACGCCCTGTCGGAAGCCGAAGCGCGAGACGCTTTGGCGAAAAGAATCAAACTTTGGACGCACTGGATAA
- a CDS encoding GNAT family N-acetyltransferase: MNSKFIVRNAGFTDADGIYSLIKAYPKELLPRPISDIAENIDRFIVCEKNGQIVGTVSWSILPEIGHARHPSVEIKSLSVKRSFRKHGVGRMLVEAAIARIQVLKPSQLIVLTFTPGFFAKMGFHEVPKASLMHKLYMGCINCAKYDSPFTCPEVAMAMDV, encoded by the coding sequence ATGAATTCAAAATTTATTGTACGTAATGCGGGCTTTACGGATGCGGATGGGATTTACAGTCTGATCAAGGCCTATCCGAAAGAACTCCTGCCGCGTCCCATTTCTGATATCGCAGAGAATATCGATCGTTTTATTGTCTGCGAGAAAAACGGACAGATTGTTGGAACGGTTTCCTGGTCAATTTTACCTGAGATAGGCCATGCCCGGCATCCGTCGGTTGAAATCAAATCTCTTTCAGTGAAGCGGAGTTTTCGGAAACACGGTGTGGGCCGCATGCTGGTTGAGGCCGCCATTGCGCGGATTCAAGTTCTGAAACCTTCTCAGTTGATTGTATTGACCTTCACCCCCGGTTTTTTTGCCAAGATGGGGTTCCATGAGGTCCCGAAGGCTTCGCTCATGCATAAACTCTATATGGGTTGCATTAACTGTGCGAAATACGATTCGCCCTTTACTTGTCCCGAAGTCGCCATGGCGATGGATGTTTGA